CACCAAAGTTCATGAGTCTTACAACTGTACCTTCAAAAACATCGCCTGGTTTTGGATCAGTAACAATTGCCCTAATCATTTCAATAGCTTTCTTTCCGCTAGCACCGTCATTAGATGCAACTGTGATGTGGCCGTCGTCTTCTGTTTCGATTTTAACACCTGTGGCGTCAATAATCTTGTTGATGTTCTTTCCACCAGAACCAATTACATCTCTTACCTTTTCTGGGTCAATGTCGATTGTATAAAGTCTTGGTGCATAGTCAGATAATTCTTCTCTTGGTGCATCAATTGCAGATTCAATTACATCTAAGATTCTAAATCTAGCGTCTTTAGCATCTGCAAGAGATTGTCTTAGGACTTCTTCTGTAATACCTGATATTTTCATATCCATTTGTAGGGCTGTTATACCATCACGAGTACCTGCTACCTTAAAGTCCATATCTCCTAGGTGGTCTTCAAGACCTTGGATATCTGTTAGGATAGAAATTGAGTCGTCTTCCTTGATTAGACCCATAGCTATACCTGCAACTGGTTTTTTAATTGGAACACCTGCATCCATTAAAGATAGGGTTGAACCACAAATTGAAGCTTGAGAGCTTGAACCATTTGAAGATAAAACTTCAGATACGACTCTGATTGTGTATGGGAAGTCTTTTTCATCTGGAAGTACTGGTACAAGGGCTCTTTCAGCAAGGTGGCCGTGGCCGATTTCACGTCTGCCTGGTCCTCTTAATGGTCTAACATCTCCTACACAGAATGGTGGGAAATTGTATTGGTGCATATATCTTTTTTCTACATCTTCGATATTAAGTCCGTCAATTAATTGGCTATCAGCAGGAGAACCAAGAGTTACAATTGATAATACTTGGGTTTGTCCTCTTTGGAATAGACCTGAACCGTGAACTCTTGAAAGAACGCCAGCTTCAGCAGAAAGTGGTCTTATTTCTGTCATAGCCCTACCATCAGGTCTGATTTTATCAATAGAAATCATCCTTCTGACTTCTTTTTTCATGATGTCGTCAATTCTTCTGTGGATTTCATCTTCTGTTTCTGGGAAATCAGTTAGGAATTTTTCCTTGGCTTCTTCTTCAATTCTAAAGATGTTATCTTCTCTTTCAGTCTTGTCTGTTGTCCTAATTGAAGATTTGATTTCTTCTTCAAAAGATTCTGAAATTAGCCTATCAAGCTCAGTTTCTTCGTGAGCTTCAACTTCTTTTTTAGGAAGGCCAATATCATCTATAATTGTTTGTATAAAGTCAGAAATATCACCTATTTCATCAAGGGCAAGTAGCATAGCTTCTAGCATTTCGCTTTCATCAAGCTCATTTGCTCCAGCTTCTACCATGTTAATAGCGCCCTTCTTACCTGCTACAGTAAGGTGAAGGTCTGATTTTTTCCTGTCTTCTTCGTTTGGATTTATAACAAGTTTGCCGTCAACCTTACCTACCATACAAGCTCCAACAGGACCATTGAATGGGATGTCAGAAATACCTAGGGCTATTGATGCACCTATAGTTGTTAGTGGGTCTGGAAGGTGGTCGTGATCCATTGATAAGACTGTTGCTATAACTTGCACATCATTGTAATAATTTTCTGGGAAAAGCGGTCTAAGAGGTCTATCCATTTGTCTAGAAATAAGGGTTGCTTCGTCGCTTGCCTTGCCTTCTCTTCTTAGGAATCCTCCTGGAATCTTACCAACTGCATAAAGTTTTTCTTGGAAATCGCAAATAAGTGGGAAGAAATCTATTCCCTCTCTTGGCTTTTCGCTAGCAACTGCAGTTACTAATAGGCTTGTGTCCCCACTTTGAATAAAGCAGGCACCGTTGGCTTGCTCAGCATACTTGCCGATAGTTACCTCAAAGTCATATCCGTTTTTTGAAGTGTATTTGTAATTTTTGATCATTATCTCTCCTATATATAAAATAAGGCGGGAAAATCCCCGCCAAAAAATTAACCTCTTAGTCCAAGTCTTTCGATAATTGATCTATATCTATCAATATCATTATCTCTTAGATAGTTAAGCATACCTCTTCTACGTCTGATCATCTTGTATAATCCACGTCTAGAAGAGTGGTCTTTTGTATTTGATTTTAAGTGTTCAGTTAAGTCAGCTATTCTCTTTGAAAGGATAGCGATTTGTACTTCTGGTGAACCAGAATCTTTCTCATCTAATTGGTATTCTTTGATTATTTCTTGTTTTTCTACTTTGTTCATAATTTCCTCCGTAATAATTTATTCAGCTTTTGCCATGTATTAGTCGAGGTTTCATATACCTAGCAAAGCTACCTCATTTATTATACACCCCAAATATTGTTTTGCCAAATCATTTAAGGTTATTTTCAATATATTTAAGACCATTTTCCTTATCCTTATCCATCTGGGCAATTAATTCTTCTGCCGAATTGAATTTATAGTCTGGTCTTAAAAACTCAATGTATTCTACACTTATATTTTCATCATAAATTGACTGGTTGAAGTCAAAGATAAAAGTCTCGATTTTCTTATCATCGCCTTCTTCGAAAGTTGGGTTAGAACCAATATTTGTAAGGCCGTAATGATTTTCGCCCCTGACATTTGTAATGGTCAAATAAACCCCATCCCTAGGCATAACATAAGGAAAGCTTGGCTCAAGGTTGGCTGTAGGAAAATTAAGTAGTCTTCCCCTTTGTTTCCCATGAATAACCTTGCCACGCATTTTATAAGGCCTGCCAAGGTATTTATTAGCCCTGGCAATTTCTCCGTCTCTTACCATATCCCTTATATGGCCTGAGGAAATTTTTTCGTGGTCATCTTCCATTTCAAAGTCAACAACATCAGTTTTATAGGCAAAAATGTCTTCATATTCTCTGAGTGTATCTACATTTCCGCTTGCCTTGTATCCAAATCGATAGTCGTCACCAACTATAATTATCTTTGCATTTAATTTTTCAGCAATTATTGTCTTTATAAAGTCCTTTGGGGATAGCTTCATAAAGTTTTCGTCAAAATTAACCAGACAAAAAGTCTTAATTCCAAGCTGGGATAGGATTTCAACCTTGTCCTCAAGGCTTGATAAGTAGCGCTTTTCATCCTTTACAGTTGTGGAAGTATTTTCCTTAAAAAGTAGGATTGATGGAGTGAGTCCGTATTTTTTAGATAAGTCTACATTTCTTTTCATTAACTTTTGGTGACCTAGGTGGACTCCATCAAAATATCCCAAAGTCACTACCTTTTTTTCCAAATCTGGTAGGTCGCTATTCAAATCATATATTCTTATCTGATCTTTCATAAAACACTTTCTCCATTTTTAAGAAATTTTTGCCATCTTGACTAAAATTATTTCCTAGTCCGATAAAATCATCTCCGGCATAAACTCTTATAATTTTACCATAATTTTTATCTACTTCTACAATCTGGCCATTTACTAAATTGTCCAAATATTTTCTATCAAGGATAATCTTGTCAAAATCCTTAATGGCAGTGTCAATTGGGTAGAGTTTTTTAATTAAGTCTTCCTTTGGAATTTCTAAAAGGTCTTCGCTTTTTATAGCGTCTTTTATATCAAAATCCCCAACTCTCACCCTTGCTAACTCATTTACATAAGCTAGAGTCCCGAGTTTTTCACCTATATCGTCAACTAAGGTTCTGATATAAGTTCCCTTAGAGCAAGTGACCCTAATTGTGGCTTTTGGAAAGGCAAAGTCTAAAAGCTCTATGTCATAGATATTGACCTTTCGTTTTTTTCTCTCGATTTCTACTCCTTCGCGGGCAAGGTCATAGAGTTTTTTGCCATTAACCTTAAGGGCAGAATACATGGGAGGGATTTGGTCAATCTCTCCCTTAAAAGTCTTCATAGCTTGAAGAAATTCTTCTTTAGTGACAACTTTGTCAGATTTTTCAATAATCTCTCCTGCTGCGTCAAGAGTATCTGTCTTTGCCCCAAGTATTAATTCAGTTTCATAGACCTTATCCTTGGTCATCATGTAGTCGGAAACCCTGGTGGCCTTGCCAATAACAATTGGCAAAACTCCACTTGCTTCAAGGTCAAGAGTCCCAGTATGACCGACTTTTTTCATATTAAGAGCACGCCTTACAAGACTGACTACCCTGGCTGATGATATTCCTTTTTCTTTATTTACGTTAAGGATTCCCTTAAGCATCTATTTCCTTTAGGACAGCAAGGGCCTTCTCGCATGCAGCTTCTAGGCTGTCATCAAAAATTGAATAACCACTCGCCTTGATGTGGCCACCACCGCCATTTGCTCTAGCAACTGCAGATACGTCTGCTGTTTTACTTCTCATAGAAACCTTGTATTCGCCGTCGTCATATTCTTTTACAATCATAGACACGTTTACTTCCCTAAGGTCCCTAAGTTTATTTACAATAGACTCAGCATCGCCCATTTGTACGCCGTATTTTGCTACTTGGTCTTTGCTTGCAACTGCAAAGGCCTTTTTGTCAAAAAATTCAGCCTTAGATATGATTTCGTTGTGAAACTTCATTACAGCTACTGGTTGAGATTGGTAGAGGTTTTTGTAAATATCTTCATAATCTATGCCGCTTGAAATAAGTTTTCCAGCAGCTCTAAATGTGTATTCTGACACATTTGAATACATAAACCTACCTGTGTCTGTGCATAGGCCTGTAAATAAAAGGGTGCCGATTGTCTTATCCATTGGTAGGTTGAGCCTATCAATTATTTCATAAACAAGTTCACAGGTTGCAGGAGATGTTTCATAAATCATGTTCAAGTCGCAGTTAATCTTACCCCCAACATGGTGGTCGATAACTATAGTTTTATCAGACCTTCTCGCAATTTCTGTTGCCTTGCCTATCCTATCAAATTCTGAACAATCTACGATTATAAACAAATCGTACTTTTCAAGGCTTGCTTCCTTGTAGTGGTCAAGTTCTGGCAAAAATTGTAAATAATCATCAATTGTGTCAATGGCGATTACTTCAACTTTTTTGCCATATTTTTCTAATGACCTTCTTAATCCAAGGGATGAACCAATATTGTCCCCATCTGGATTTACGTGGCTGGCTATGGCGATGGTTTCTGCCTCATCAACCATTGCTAAAAACTTATCTAAGTGTTCTTTACTGATTTTCTCTAGACTCATTTGCTTTTTTATCCTTTGCAATTGTTTCTGCTATTAACTTGTCCATGTAGGCACCGTGTTCGATTGAATTATCGAATTTAAAGCGAAATTCTGGCATGGACCTAAGTCTCATTCTCTCACCAATTAGGATTTTGATATAACCCTTGGCTTGGTTTAGTGCTTCCATTACTCCATCCTTGGTTTTATTGTCTCCAAGAACTGATATATAGATATCAGCGTAAGATAAGTCGTTGGTAACTTCTACATCTGTAACTGATACCATGGCTTCTGAGGTTAATCTTGGGTCATTTAGGTCGTCCATGATTATCTTGGATATTTCCCTTTTAACCTCAGATGATATCCTCGCTGTTCTTTTTTTATTCATTATAAACTTCTTTCTGTTTCAACCATTTCGTAGGCCTCCATTACGTCGCCTACCTTAATGTCATTGTATCTTTCAAGTCCGATTCCGCCTTCGAAACCTGCTTGAAGTTTTGAAGCGTCATCTTTAAATCTCTTCATTGATGAAATTTCACCATCAAAAATAACTACGTTATCCCTTAGAAGTCTGATTTTTGCTTTTCTTGTTACAAGACCTGTTGTTACCATAACACCTGCGATTGTGCCTGCACCTGGAATCTTGAAGGTATCTCTAACTTCTGCCCTACCTAGGACATTTTCCTTAAATTCTGGATCAAGCATACCTACTATAGCCTTTGATACATCTTCGATTGCTTCGTAGATGACACTATAGGTCCTGATTTCTATATTATTATCCTTGGCTCTTTCCATAGCTCCTTGGGTAGGTCTTACATTAAAGCCGATAATAATGGCATTTGATGCTTGGGCTAAAAGAACGTCTGATTCTGTGATACCACCAACAGCACCAGCAATTACTGATACCTTAACTTCTTCGTTAGATAATTTTGTAAGTGAAGTGCTTACAGCATCAACAGTTCCCTTAACGTCAGTCTTAACAATGATGTTAAGTTCTTTTAATTCACCTTCTTGGATGTCTGAATACATATCTTCAAGATTTGTATTAGCCTTGGCAATTAATCTTTCTTCACGTTTGAATTCTGCTGCCCTGTCTGCATAGTCACGTGCAACTTTTTCATCCTTAACAGCATAAATCTTATCACCAGCTTCTGCAACGTCTGATAGACCTAGGATTTGAGCTGGGATAGAAGGACCTGCCTTTTTGATTGGCTTACCCTTTGAGTCAAACATAGCCCTAATCCTACCTGAAGCTGAACCTGTAACTACATAATCCCCTTGACGAAGGGTACCCTTTTGTACAAGTACAGTCGCAACTGGACCTCTTGACTTATCAAGCTGAGCTTCAATTATTAGACCAACTGCATCTCTATTTGGATTTGCCTTAAGTTCCCTAACTTCTGCAACCAAAAGTACCATTTCAAGTAGGTCTTGGATGCCATTTCCTGTGTGGGCTGACACTGGCACCATTATGGTATCTCCACCCCACTCTTCTGGGACAAGACCATATTCCATAAGGCCTTGCATTACTCTATTTTTATCGGCTGTTTCCTTATCCATCTTGTTTATCGCTACAATTATTGGAATGCCTGCTGCCTTAGCGTGGTTAATTGCCTCAACTGTTTGTGGCATAACACCGTCATCTGCAGCTACAACAAGGATTGCAATATCAGTTGATTGAGCTCCCCTCATTCTCATTTCTGTGAAGGCTTCGTGGCCTGGTGTATCTAGGAAAGATATGGTCTTTCCATTGACATTTACAGTATAAGCACCGATATGTTGGGTAATACCGCCAGCTTCTCCACGTGTTACAGAAGTATTTCTTATAGCATCTAGTATACTTGTCTTACCATGGTCAACGTGACCCATTACTGATACAACAGGAGGTCTTTCAATTAAGTTTTCTTCCTTATCTTCGTAGTCTAGGTCATATGATTGCTCTTCAAGGGCATCATAAGCTTCTTCTGGGAAGATTTCCTTGCCAAAATCCATTGCTACTAGATTTGCTGTATCAAAATCTATTTGGTCATTGAGTCCTGCCATTGTGCCAAGACCTATTAGTTTTCCTATTACTGAATTTGGGCTTTCTCCAAGTTTGTCTGCAAATGCCTTAACACTTACAGTTTCTGGTATTTCTATTCTTGATTCTTTATTAGCTTTCATATTTTTCTCTTGCCTATTGCTCTTCTTTGATTTTCTCTTCTTGTTCTTCTTTTTTCTATTCTTCTTAACTGGTTTTTCTTCTTCTTCGTCGTCAAAAGTTTTTAAATCAACTTTCTTCTCTCTTTTTTTCTCTTGTTTTGCTTTTGCTTTAGGCTTTTCTACTATTTCTTCTTCGCTAACTTCTTTACTAGAATCATCATTTAATTCGCTTAAGAATTCATTGATTAATTTGCGATTTTCACCGCTTATCATAGACATATGAGACTTAATACCTAGGTTAAATTCGTCATTAAGAATTTTGATCATTTCCTTAGATTCTAAGCCATTTTCTTTTGCTAATTCGTATACTCTTATTTTATCAGCCATCTAATCACCTCATTTTACTTCATAAGCTTCTAACTCCTCATAAATTTCGTCATCTATCTTCATTTTAAAGGCTTGGTTTAGCTTATTTGATTTCTTAAGGCCCTTGATACAAGATTCATCCTTGCATACATAGGCGCCTCTTCCGTTTAACTTTCCACTTTCATCTATTAGGATTCCCTCTTCTTTGTTTTTGACAATTCTTAGAAGGTCTCCCTTATCTTTTAACGAACCACACACAATACATTTTCTTTGTGGTATTTTGCGAGTTTTCTTCATTTTTTATTCCTTGCTGAAAGCTTGCTCCTACTTATCAACTTCTTCTGAAACTTCTTCGTCATTTTCAGAAATTTCTTCACTTACTTGATCTTTATCTTCATCTGCATCTTCTATTACAGAATTTTCTTCAATTTCACTTACTTCTTCAACTGGAAGTTCTTCTTCGTTTATTGAAAGAATTTCGTCTATATCTTCCTGGCTTAGGTTATCAAATTCTAATTTTGATTTGATGTCGATTTTCCAGCCTGTTAGTCTTGCTGCAAGCCTTGCGTTTTGACCTTCCTTACCAATGGCAAGTGATAATTGGTCATCTTCTACAACTACAAGTGATTGCTTGTTTCTTTCATTGACATAAACTTCAATTATATCTGCAGGAGATAGGGCATTTGATATAAAAGCTTCTATATCTTTAGAATAATTGATTATATCAATCTTTTCACCTTGTAATGAGTCAACTATAGAATTAACTCTAGCTCCCTTATATCCAATACAAGCTCCAACAGCATCTATGGTGTCATCATTAGAGAAAACAGCCATTTTTGTCCTTGATCCTGCTTCTCTAGCTATAGAATAAATTTCTATAACCCCATCAGTTATTTCTGGCACTTCTAGTTCAAAAAGCCTGGTTACAAGATTTTCTGAAGACCTTGATAGGACAATTTGTGGGTCCTTGCCAGAATTTCTTACTTCCTTGATTAAAAATTTCATTCTTTCATTTGGAACATAGGATTCTGTTGGAACTTGTTCCTTAAGAGGAACAATGCCCTCAATCTTATCTAGGTTTACATAAACATTGTATTTATCAACTCTTTGGATAGAGCCAGTTATAAGTTCATTTTCCCTGTCTAGATAATCTCCAAATAAAGATTCTCTTTGAGCATCTCTTATCTTTTGGATTACGATATTTCTAGCAGTTTGAGCTGCCACCCTGCCGAAGTTTTTTGGTACAAGTTTAATCCTTGCAGTATCGCCAACAGCTAGAGATGAGTCAACATCCTTAGCATCTTTTAGACTAATTTGATTAATTGGATCTTCAACTTGTTCTACAACATCCTTGAGGGCAAAAACCCCAATTTCTCCTGTTTCATGGTCGATTACTACATCAACATTTTCTTGGTTGTCATAATTTTTTTGGTAACTTTTTACAAGGGCCTTTTCTAGAGCGTCAAGGATTACGTCTTTTTCTACATTCTTATCCTTGCATAGCTCATCAAGGGCCAACATAAAGTCTTTGTTCATAATATCTCCTTTTAGAACACTATCTCTATTTTTATTTCCTTGATATCTGATTTTTCTATTTCAATATCTTCGCCATCTTCTTTAGCAAA
This genomic window from Anaerococcus murdochii contains:
- a CDS encoding polyribonucleotide nucleotidyltransferase, translating into MIKNYKYTSKNGYDFEVTIGKYAEQANGACFIQSGDTSLLVTAVASEKPREGIDFFPLICDFQEKLYAVGKIPGGFLRREGKASDEATLISRQMDRPLRPLFPENYYNDVQVIATVLSMDHDHLPDPLTTIGASIALGISDIPFNGPVGACMVGKVDGKLVINPNEEDRKKSDLHLTVAGKKGAINMVEAGANELDESEMLEAMLLALDEIGDISDFIQTIIDDIGLPKKEVEAHEETELDRLISESFEEEIKSSIRTTDKTEREDNIFRIEEEAKEKFLTDFPETEDEIHRRIDDIMKKEVRRMISIDKIRPDGRAMTEIRPLSAEAGVLSRVHGSGLFQRGQTQVLSIVTLGSPADSQLIDGLNIEDVEKRYMHQYNFPPFCVGDVRPLRGPGRREIGHGHLAERALVPVLPDEKDFPYTIRVVSEVLSSNGSSSQASICGSTLSLMDAGVPIKKPVAGIAMGLIKEDDSISILTDIQGLEDHLGDMDFKVAGTRDGITALQMDMKISGITEEVLRQSLADAKDARFRILDVIESAIDAPREELSDYAPRLYTIDIDPEKVRDVIGSGGKNINKIIDATGVKIETEDDGHITVASNDGASGKKAIEMIRAIVTDPKPGDVFEGTVVRLMNFGAFVEIAIGKEGLLHISQIAHHRVNKVEDELKVGDKVKVQVTEIDRQGRINLSRKALLEKPEKEQRPEKAEAWPVDESPYRKDK
- the rpsO gene encoding 30S ribosomal protein S15 is translated as MMNKVEKQEIIKEYQLDEKDSGSPEVQIAILSKRIADLTEHLKSNTKDHSSRRGLYKMIRRRRGMLNYLRDNDIDRYRSIIERLGLRG
- a CDS encoding bifunctional riboflavin kinase/FAD synthetase; its protein translation is MKDQIRIYDLNSDLPDLEKKVVTLGYFDGVHLGHQKLMKRNVDLSKKYGLTPSILLFKENTSTTVKDEKRYLSSLEDKVEILSQLGIKTFCLVNFDENFMKLSPKDFIKTIIAEKLNAKIIIVGDDYRFGYKASGNVDTLREYEDIFAYKTDVVDFEMEDDHEKISSGHIRDMVRDGEIARANKYLGRPYKMRGKVIHGKQRGRLLNFPTANLEPSFPYVMPRDGVYLTITNVRGENHYGLTNIGSNPTFEEGDDKKIETFIFDFNQSIYDENISVEYIEFLRPDYKFNSAEELIAQMDKDKENGLKYIENNLK
- the truB gene encoding tRNA pseudouridine(55) synthase TruB, with protein sequence MLKGILNVNKEKGISSARVVSLVRRALNMKKVGHTGTLDLEASGVLPIVIGKATRVSDYMMTKDKVYETELILGAKTDTLDAAGEIIEKSDKVVTKEEFLQAMKTFKGEIDQIPPMYSALKVNGKKLYDLAREGVEIERKKRKVNIYDIELLDFAFPKATIRVTCSKGTYIRTLVDDIGEKLGTLAYVNELARVRVGDFDIKDAIKSEDLLEIPKEDLIKKLYPIDTAIKDFDKIILDRKYLDNLVNGQIVEVDKNYGKIIRVYAGDDFIGLGNNFSQDGKNFLKMEKVFYERSDKNI
- a CDS encoding DHH family phosphoesterase; translation: MSLEKISKEHLDKFLAMVDEAETIAIASHVNPDGDNIGSSLGLRRSLEKYGKKVEVIAIDTIDDYLQFLPELDHYKEASLEKYDLFIIVDCSEFDRIGKATEIARRSDKTIVIDHHVGGKINCDLNMIYETSPATCELVYEIIDRLNLPMDKTIGTLLFTGLCTDTGRFMYSNVSEYTFRAAGKLISSGIDYEDIYKNLYQSQPVAVMKFHNEIISKAEFFDKKAFAVASKDQVAKYGVQMGDAESIVNKLRDLREVNVSMIVKEYDDGEYKVSMRSKTADVSAVARANGGGGHIKASGYSIFDDSLEAACEKALAVLKEIDA
- the rbfA gene encoding 30S ribosome-binding factor RbfA — protein: MNKKRTARISSEVKREISKIIMDDLNDPRLTSEAMVSVTDVEVTNDLSYADIYISVLGDNKTKDGVMEALNQAKGYIKILIGERMRLRSMPEFRFKFDNSIEHGAYMDKLIAETIAKDKKANESRENQ
- the infB gene encoding translation initiation factor IF-2, producing MADKIRVYELAKENGLESKEMIKILNDEFNLGIKSHMSMISGENRKLINEFLSELNDDSSKEVSEEEIVEKPKAKAKQEKKREKKVDLKTFDDEEEEKPVKKNRKKKNKKRKSKKSNRQEKNMKANKESRIEIPETVSVKAFADKLGESPNSVIGKLIGLGTMAGLNDQIDFDTANLVAMDFGKEIFPEEAYDALEEQSYDLDYEDKEENLIERPPVVSVMGHVDHGKTSILDAIRNTSVTRGEAGGITQHIGAYTVNVNGKTISFLDTPGHEAFTEMRMRGAQSTDIAILVVAADDGVMPQTVEAINHAKAAGIPIIVAINKMDKETADKNRVMQGLMEYGLVPEEWGGDTIMVPVSAHTGNGIQDLLEMVLLVAEVRELKANPNRDAVGLIIEAQLDKSRGPVATVLVQKGTLRQGDYVVTGSASGRIRAMFDSKGKPIKKAGPSIPAQILGLSDVAEAGDKIYAVKDEKVARDYADRAAEFKREERLIAKANTNLEDMYSDIQEGELKELNIIVKTDVKGTVDAVSTSLTKLSNEEVKVSVIAGAVGGITESDVLLAQASNAIIIGFNVRPTQGAMERAKDNNIEIRTYSVIYEAIEDVSKAIVGMLDPEFKENVLGRAEVRDTFKIPGAGTIAGVMVTTGLVTRKAKIRLLRDNVVIFDGEISSMKRFKDDASKLQAGFEGGIGLERYNDIKVGDVMEAYEMVETERSL
- the rnpM gene encoding RNase P modulator RnpM, whose translation is MKKTRKIPQRKCIVCGSLKDKGDLLRIVKNKEEGILIDESGKLNGRGAYVCKDESCIKGLKKSNKLNQAFKMKIDDEIYEELEAYEVK
- the nusA gene encoding transcription termination factor NusA, with amino-acid sequence MNKDFMLALDELCKDKNVEKDVILDALEKALVKSYQKNYDNQENVDVVIDHETGEIGVFALKDVVEQVEDPINQISLKDAKDVDSSLAVGDTARIKLVPKNFGRVAAQTARNIVIQKIRDAQRESLFGDYLDRENELITGSIQRVDKYNVYVNLDKIEGIVPLKEQVPTESYVPNERMKFLIKEVRNSGKDPQIVLSRSSENLVTRLFELEVPEITDGVIEIYSIAREAGSRTKMAVFSNDDTIDAVGACIGYKGARVNSIVDSLQGEKIDIINYSKDIEAFISNALSPADIIEVYVNERNKQSLVVVEDDQLSLAIGKEGQNARLAARLTGWKIDIKSKLEFDNLSQEDIDEILSINEEELPVEEVSEIEENSVIEDADEDKDQVSEEISENDEEVSEEVDK